A single genomic interval of Pyrus communis chromosome 5, drPyrComm1.1, whole genome shotgun sequence harbors:
- the LOC137735046 gene encoding putative receptor-like protein kinase At3g47110 → MEFSSIHISIWFIFMQPLFLLFLFSSASSSRLAGNKVDRLSLLAFKAEIVTDTLGILTSWNESLHFCHWPGVTCGRRHQRVTVLDLQSSGLAGHLSPHVGNLSFLRILYLQNNSFSHTIPPEIGRLFRLERLHLDNNTFGGHIPFNISRCSNLQYLGLYGNTLSGELPTEIASLSKLQVLLLGKNHFYGKIPPSFGNLSSLWMLSALKNNLHGGIPNSLGQLKSLTTFSLAVNYLNGTIPPSIYNLSSITIIILFQNNLHGTLPPGLGHTIFPHIQIFVFHTNQFTGPVPASISNASNLSLFSITSNKFIGKVPSLARLSNLYWFELDQNNLGNNEEGDLDFISSLVNCTNLEVLAAGLNNFGGVLPESMSNLSTKLTELYFKGNQIRGNIPIGIGNFINLERLSFSSNLLAGTIPSSICKLNKLYGLYLAFNELSGNVPSSLGNLTSLSSLYLQSNQLQGSIPQSLRDCRFMLELNLSHNNLSGPIPKQVINLPVYLDLSVNQLTESIPMEVGNLQHLVFLDVSENKLSGEIPQSLGSCTSLRALSLRENLLQGTIPKSLVSLRGIEYIDLSRNNLSGIIPNYLESFPFLQNLNLSFNDFEGAVPIQGVFKNASSVSVVGNTRLCGGIPHLRLPKCISAQSKRRLSPKLNLIISVSCGVVGLVLVLLLALLYRSRKARAFESTSGSSPGVSLLKLSYGDLLKSTNGFSASNLIGAGSFGSVYKGIINQLEERLVAVKVLNLQTSRAFRSFITECEALKSIRHRNLVKLLTACSSIDFQGNDFKALVYEFMVNGSLDEWLHISAQGVDRPANLPKNLNLTQRVNIAIDVACALDYLHNRSHMPIVHRDIKPSNILLDSDMTACVGDFGLARCLRDASCPSPLHDSSSNVIKGTIGYTPPEYGMGGEVSTYGDVYSYGILLLEMLTGKRPIDDMFKGGMDLHNFVMMALPERVGEICDPLLVQIEESNSSTNPRSNRGNHALNDRRKRVVECLTSIARVGVACSVAMPKERKDMSNVVAELSLIRDMLTGTRMPREYP, encoded by the exons ATGGAGTTCTCAAGTATTCATATTAGCATTTGGTTTATTTTCATGCAACcactctttcttctctttctctttagCTCTGCCTCCTCCTCGCGTTTAGCGGGAAATAAGGTGGATAGGCTTTCCTTGCTTGCCTTCAAAGCTGAAATCGTGACTGATACCCTCGGCATCCTTACCTCTTGGAATGAATCCCTCCACTTCTGCCATTGGCCAGGCGTTACTTGTGGCCGCAGACACCAGAGAGTTACAGTGCTCGACCTCCAATCAAGCGGCCTGGCAGGCCACCTATCTCCCCACGTTGGAAACTTGAGCTTTCTGAGGATTTTATACCTTCAAAACAATAGCTTCAGTCACACCATCCCTCCAGAAATTGGACGTTTGTTCCGCTTGGAAAGACTACACCTTGATAACAACACCTTTGGTGGTCATATTCCATTCAACATATCACGTTGCTCTAACCTCCAATACCTTGGCTTATATGGCAACACTCTTAGTGGCGAACTTCCAACTGAAATTGCCTCATTGTCCAAGCTTCAGGTACTTTTATTAGGCAAGAATCATTTTTATGGGAAAATCCCACCTTCTTTTGGGAATCTTTCTTCTCTTTGGATGCTATCTGCGCTAAAAAATAATCTGCATGGAGGTATTCCAAATAGCCTTGGCCAGTTGAAAAGCTTGACTACTTTTTCACTAGCTGTAAATTATTTGAATGGTACCATCCCTCCCTCCATATACAACCTCTCGTCAATTACAATCATTATTTTGTTTCAAAACAACCTTCATGGAACTCTTCCTCCTGGCTTGGGCCACACTATATTTCCACACATCCAAATCTTTGTTTTCCATACAAACCAATTCACTGGACCAGTACCAGCTTCAATCTCCAATGCCTCAAACCTTTCACTATTTTCTATCACATCCAATAAGTTTATTGGGAAAGTGCCTAGTCTGGCACGCCTGTCAAATTTGTATTGGTTTGAACTTGATCAAAACAATCTTGGAAATAATGAGGAAGGTGACTTAGATTTCATCTCTTCTCTAGTTAATTGCACTAATTTAGAAGTTTTAGCTGCCGGCCTCAATAATTTTGGAGGAGTGCTTCCTGAATCTATGAGCAACCTCTCAACAAAGCTCACAGAACTATATTTTAAAGGGAATCAGATACGCGGAAACATTCCCATCGGGATTGGAAATTTTATCAACTTGGAGAGACTAAGcttttcttcaaatttattgGCAGGCACTATACCGAGTTCAATATGTAAACTGAATAAGCTTTATGGCCTATATCTAGCTTTCAATGAACTGTCAGGTAATGTTCCGTCATCTCTAGGAAATCTAACTTCATTAAGTAGTTTGTATCTCCAGTCAAACCAGTTACAAG GCAGCATACCACAAAGTCTCAGAGACTGCAGGTTTATGTTAGAATTGAATCTTTCCCACAACAATCTTAGCGGTCCAATTCCAAAACAAGTCATCAATTTACCTGTTTACTTGGATCTATCTGTAAACCAACTTACTGAATCCATTCCCATGGAAGTAGGTAACTTACAGCATCTTGTTTTCTTGGATGTTTCTGAAAACAAGTTATCTGGTGAGATTCCACAAAGCTTAGGGAGTTGCACAAGTTTGAGGGCTCTGTCTCTGAGAGAGAATTTATTGCAGGGGACAATTCCTAAATCCTTGGTCTCTTTGAGAGGAATTGAATATATTGACCTCTCTCGCAACAACTTGTCTGGCATAATTCCCAACTACTTGGAGAGTTTCCCATTCTTGCAGAATTTGAACCTTTCATTTAACGATTTTGAAGGTGCAGTACCAATCCAAGGAGTTTTCAAGAATGCAAGTTCGGTATCTGTTGTGGGAAACACACGGCTTTGTGGAGGTATACCTCACTTAAGATTGCCCAAGTGCATCTCTGCGCAATCCAAGCGAAGGTTATCTCCTAAGCTGAACTTAATTATCTCAGTTTCATGTGGGGTTGTTGGCTTGGTCTTGGTGTTGTTACTTGCGCTTCTTTATCGATCAAGAAAAGCTAGAGCATTTGAGTCAACTTCAGGATCATCACCGGGGGTTTCACTCTTGAAACTGTCCTATGGAGATCTCCTCAAATCAACTAATGGGTTCTCTGCTTCAAATTTGATCGGTGCTGGTAGTTTTGGATCCGTGTACAAGGGAATTATCAATCAGCTTGAAGAAAGACTTGTTGCGGTGAAAGTACTCAATCTTCAAACTTCAAGAGCTTTTAGAAGTTTCATAACTGAATGTGAAGCCTTGAAAAGCATTAGGCATCGAAATCTTGTCAAGCTACTGACTGCTTGTTCAAGCATTGATTTTCAAGGAAACGATTTCAAAGCCCTGGTGTATGAGTTCATGGTGAATGGAAGCCTAGATGAGTGGTTGCACATATCAGCTCAAGGAGTGGATAGGCCAGCCAATCTGCCAAAGAATCTGAATCTCACTCAAAGAGTTAACATTGCCATCGATGTAGCGTGTGCTCTGGATTATTTGCACAACCGCTCCCACATGCCAATAGTTCATCGTGATATAAAGCCCAGCAACATTTTGTTAGACAGTGACATGACTGCTTGTGTTGGTGATTTCGGTTTAGCAAGGTGCCTCCGGGATGCTTCTTGCCCATCTCCTTTGCACGATAGCAGTTCCAATGTCATAAAAGGCACCATAGGCTATACTCCCCCAG AGTATGGAATGGGAGGCGAGGTGTCAACATATGGCGACGTATATAGCTATGGTATATTGTTGTTAGAGATGTTAACTGGCAAGAGGCCGATAGATGACATGTTTAAAGGTGGTATGGATCTGCACAATTTTGTTATGATGGCTCTACCAGAACGTGTGGGAGAAATATGTGATCCACTACTTGTTCAAATAGAAGAAAGCAACAGCAGTACTAATCCCAGAAGTAATAGGGGGAATCATGCCCTAAATGATCGAAGAAAAAGGGTTGTAGAGTGCTTGACTTCCATTGCAAGAGTAGGAGTTGCTTGTTCTGTAGCGATGCCGAAAGAGAGAAAAGACATGAGCAATGTGGTAGCTGAATTGAGTCTAATAAGGGATATGCTAACTGGAACTAGGATGCCTAGAGAGTATCCGTGA